A DNA window from Anaerocolumna sp. AGMB13020 contains the following coding sequences:
- the dapF gene encoding diaminopimelate epimerase has translation MKFTKMHGCGNDYVYVNCLREKVIDPSALAIAVSDRHFGIGSDGLILIKASDKADFMMDMYNADGSSSGMCGNGIRCVAKYVYDYGLTQEKEISIETGAGIKYLSLTTIDGKVTEVTVDMGNPITEPSLVPVKSQEDSVIDQPIHVGNKDYRITCVSMGNPHAIVFVEDTKNIEIEKIGPLFEHHEWFPQRTNTEFIHVIDRKNIELRVWERGSGETLACGTGACASVYACILNGLTEDEVKVKLLGGELTIRYDREKNRIFMTGPAVTVFEGELL, from the coding sequence ATGAAATTTACAAAAATGCATGGTTGCGGAAATGATTATGTCTATGTGAACTGCCTGAGAGAGAAAGTAATTGATCCGTCTGCCTTGGCCATTGCTGTCAGTGACAGACATTTCGGTATCGGTTCTGATGGCCTGATACTCATTAAAGCTTCCGATAAAGCGGATTTTATGATGGATATGTATAATGCCGACGGCTCTTCCTCCGGTATGTGCGGAAATGGGATCCGTTGTGTGGCAAAGTATGTGTATGATTACGGCTTAACCCAGGAAAAAGAAATCTCCATAGAAACCGGTGCCGGTATCAAGTACCTGTCACTGACGACGATAGACGGTAAAGTAACAGAGGTAACGGTTGATATGGGAAATCCGATTACAGAGCCCTCTTTGGTTCCTGTAAAAAGTCAGGAGGATAGTGTAATTGACCAACCTATTCACGTGGGAAATAAGGATTACCGTATAACCTGTGTCTCCATGGGAAATCCTCATGCCATCGTATTTGTCGAGGACACAAAGAATATTGAAATCGAGAAAATTGGCCCATTATTTGAGCATCACGAATGGTTTCCCCAGAGAACCAATACAGAGTTTATTCACGTAATTGACAGAAAAAACATTGAATTGAGAGTATGGGAAAGAGGTTCAGGTGAGACCCTGGCCTGCGGTACCGGAGCTTGTGCCAGTGTTTATGCCTGCATCCTGAATGGACTTACAGAGGATGAGGTAAAGGTTAAGCTGCTGGGCGGTGAATTGACAATTCGTTATGACAGAGAAAAGAACAGAATATTTATGACCGGGCCTGCTGTCACGGTATTTGAAGGTGAATTGCTCTGA